In Solirubrobacterales bacterium, one genomic interval encodes:
- a CDS encoding transglutaminase family protein: MDTNLKTTPLLNYEDPTIQTLINDRGWMSMAGDARIGAIYDFVRDEIDFGYNTSDDLPASAVLADGYGQCNTKTTLLMALLRGAGVPCRFHGATIHKELQKGVIEGLFYRIAPESIIHSWAEIQVDGRWVGLEGVILDAPYLDGLRETVAKDGGAFLGYGAGTENIDDPPVAWRGTDTAIQATGVNRDFGIFDDPDTFYERHGANLSGLKALLFKAMIRHRMNRKVASIRSCALPAPRLDTAKTAPIGQGQGI, from the coding sequence ATGGATACGAACTTGAAGACAACACCGCTCCTGAACTACGAGGATCCGACGATCCAGACGCTGATCAACGACCGGGGCTGGATGTCGATGGCCGGGGATGCCCGCATCGGCGCGATTTACGACTTCGTCCGAGACGAGATCGACTTCGGCTACAACACCTCCGACGACCTCCCGGCCTCCGCGGTGCTTGCCGACGGATACGGCCAGTGCAATACGAAGACGACACTGCTCATGGCACTGCTCAGGGGTGCCGGCGTTCCCTGCCGCTTCCACGGGGCGACCATCCACAAGGAGCTCCAGAAGGGCGTGATCGAAGGGCTCTTCTACCGGATCGCTCCCGAGAGCATCATCCACAGTTGGGCGGAAATTCAGGTGGACGGGCGCTGGGTCGGGCTCGAAGGAGTCATCCTCGACGCCCCGTACCTGGACGGACTCCGCGAGACCGTCGCGAAGGACGGTGGCGCCTTCCTCGGCTACGGCGCCGGCACCGAGAACATCGACGACCCACCTGTCGCCTGGCGCGGCACCGACACCGCGATCCAGGCCACCGGGGTCAACCGGGACTTCGGAATCTTCGATGACCCAGACACCTTCTACGAGCGGCACGGAGCGAACCTTTCCGGCCTGAAGGCCCTGCTGTTCAAGGCGATGATCCGGCACCGGATGAACCGAAAGGTCGCATCGATCAGGAGCTGCGCGCTTCCCGCACCTCGCCTCGACACCGCCAAAACGGCACCGATCGGTCAGGGACAAGGCATATGA
- a CDS encoding carboxymuconolactone decarboxylase family protein → MSEYTLPLALKDTATLLRHLPSVWGIWGRKRLDPHLREEVMVAVAASVGCRYCTFSHREMILQSGESLLALAEFEQVENPDERVFAAIVWAQAKVEADFGPAPAAIEQEMRDRFDAREQRDLETVAIAMKSMSSCGHQADGLVQRLSGHSATGRLGNQILMAFLYFPPAVLVYGALAAKRGSARTLFRDFRQFSTMFTANGTAKDAVPETSTQPAARV, encoded by the coding sequence ATGAGCGAATACACTCTGCCACTCGCGCTGAAGGACACCGCGACCTTGCTGCGCCACCTTCCGAGTGTCTGGGGAATCTGGGGTCGAAAGCGCCTCGATCCGCACCTAAGGGAAGAGGTGATGGTCGCGGTGGCCGCATCGGTCGGTTGCCGCTATTGCACCTTCTCCCATCGCGAAATGATCCTCCAAAGCGGTGAGAGCCTTCTCGCCCTCGCTGAGTTCGAGCAGGTCGAAAACCCTGACGAGCGCGTCTTCGCGGCGATCGTCTGGGCACAGGCCAAGGTCGAGGCCGACTTCGGTCCCGCCCCCGCGGCCATCGAGCAGGAAATGCGAGACCGGTTCGACGCTCGGGAGCAACGTGATCTCGAAACCGTGGCGATCGCAATGAAGTCGATGAGTTCTTGCGGTCACCAGGCCGACGGCCTCGTTCAGCGACTCAGCGGGCATTCCGCCACCGGCCGTCTTGGCAATCAGATCCTGATGGCCTTCCTTTACTTTCCTCCGGCGGTCCTGGTCTACGGAGCACTCGCCGCCAAGCGAGGATCGGCAAGAACGCTCTTTCGCGACTTCCGGCAGTTCTCGACAATGTTCACCGCGAACGGTACGGCGAAGGACGCCGTCCCGGAAACCTCGACGCAACCGGCCGCGCGCGTCTAG
- a CDS encoding peptidoglycan DD-metalloendopeptidase family protein: protein MRAIILGAMVLTISITGALVTQAQGAPSTEEKLDRVESKLEKEQGREEVLTTEIEKYDGQISAMEGEVSSLRQQESVAESELEQKQDELDEAIRELKVAVEQLEVQRQRLKRALTNLRENLVATYMAGTPDLASIALAAEDYGDLVATGEYLEAIQNQTEDLASRVRDLRNEARASVEIQRKAKSTIESARDEIASREAQLETTRVALESRQSSLSTLRSDKESLLGTVRDDIEQHEEIAADLRSKIQSTIAEASSSSSGPAPSAGNGSMIWPIEGTLSSPFGPRWGRVHEGLDISAPGGSSIKAAASGTVILMQSEAESGGYGLFTCVDHGGGLSTCYAHQSEFGTSVGAEVSQGDVIGYVGNTGNSFGDHLHFETRVDGVAQDPLGYL, encoded by the coding sequence TTGCGCGCCATCATTCTCGGCGCGATGGTCTTGACGATCTCGATCACCGGGGCGCTGGTCACGCAAGCCCAGGGTGCCCCTTCAACCGAGGAAAAGCTCGACCGGGTTGAGTCGAAGCTAGAGAAGGAACAGGGACGCGAGGAGGTTCTCACCACCGAGATCGAGAAGTACGACGGCCAGATCTCGGCGATGGAGGGCGAGGTCTCCAGCCTTCGACAACAGGAATCGGTCGCAGAGTCCGAACTCGAGCAAAAGCAGGACGAGCTGGACGAGGCGATCCGCGAGTTGAAGGTCGCGGTCGAACAACTCGAAGTTCAACGCCAGCGTTTGAAACGGGCCCTGACTAACTTGCGCGAGAACCTGGTCGCCACCTATATGGCGGGCACCCCGGACCTGGCGTCGATCGCGCTCGCCGCCGAGGACTACGGCGACCTCGTCGCAACTGGTGAGTATCTAGAGGCGATCCAGAACCAGACGGAGGATCTTGCCTCCCGAGTTCGCGATCTACGCAACGAGGCTCGCGCGAGCGTCGAGATCCAACGGAAGGCGAAATCCACCATCGAGTCGGCCAGGGACGAGATCGCATCCAGGGAGGCCCAGTTGGAAACAACGCGGGTGGCCCTGGAGTCTCGCCAGTCGAGCCTTTCCACGCTCCGGTCGGACAAGGAGTCCCTGCTCGGGACGGTCCGGGATGACATCGAGCAGCATGAGGAGATTGCGGCCGATCTCAGATCGAAAATCCAGTCGACGATCGCCGAGGCATCATCGTCGAGCTCCGGCCCTGCCCCTTCGGCGGGGAACGGAAGCATGATCTGGCCGATCGAGGGAACTCTCTCGTCGCCATTCGGGCCGCGGTGGGGAAGAGTTCACGAGGGCCTCGACATCTCTGCGCCCGGTGGCTCTTCGATCAAGGCGGCGGCATCGGGCACGGTGATCCTGATGCAATCGGAGGCCGAGAGCGGTGGATATGGCCTCTTTACCTGCGTCGATCACGGTGGTGGTCTCTCTACTTGCTACGCGCATCAATCAGAATTCGGAACCTCGGTTGGTGCCGAGGTGAGCCAGGGCGACGTGATCGGTTATGTCGGGAACACCGGCAATAGCTTCGGTGATCATCTTCATTTCGAGACCCGGGTTGATGGTGTCGCGCAAGACCCGCTCGGTTATCTCTAG
- a CDS encoding cytochrome c biogenesis protein CcdA, protein MVSFLSPCVLPLVPGYLSAVTGVSIDDIEDAGWRRVLVPSLFFVASFSLIFVLLGLSATKLGSILADNRQLLDKIAAALIILMGVLFVSSFFIAKLNREWHVDALMLRAGKGGPVVAGAAFAFAWTPCIGPTLGAILSAASLSGSAASGALLLAVYSAGLAIPFLLTVLAFNRMTTAFAVVKRHYNVIVAFGGIILIAMGVLIWTGELFRINIEVQKWMSDIGLDFWNSV, encoded by the coding sequence ATGGTGTCGTTCCTCTCACCCTGCGTCCTGCCGCTGGTTCCCGGTTACCTGTCCGCCGTCACCGGAGTCTCAATCGATGACATCGAGGACGCGGGGTGGAGGCGGGTTCTGGTGCCGAGCCTCTTCTTCGTCGCGAGCTTCTCCCTTATCTTCGTGCTGCTCGGACTCAGCGCGACGAAGCTCGGTTCGATCCTCGCCGATAACCGTCAGCTCCTCGACAAGATCGCCGCGGCCCTGATCATCTTGATGGGAGTCCTCTTCGTCAGTTCGTTCTTCATAGCCAAGCTCAATCGCGAATGGCACGTCGACGCCCTGATGTTACGGGCTGGAAAAGGAGGGCCTGTCGTTGCCGGGGCCGCCTTTGCTTTCGCCTGGACTCCGTGCATCGGACCGACGTTGGGGGCGATCCTCTCGGCGGCTTCCCTGTCGGGCTCAGCCGCGAGCGGGGCGCTGCTGCTCGCCGTGTACTCGGCGGGACTGGCGATTCCCTTCCTCCTGACCGTGCTCGCCTTCAATCGAATGACCACGGCGTTCGCGGTCGTGAAGCGTCACTACAACGTGATCGTCGCCTTCGGCGGGATCATCTTGATCGCGATGGGTGTCCTCATCTGGACGGGCGAGCTGTTTCGGATCAACATCGAGGTTCAGAAATGGATGAGCGACATCGGCCTGGATTTCTGGAACTCGGTCTGA
- a CDS encoding class I SAM-dependent methyltransferase: MTPDGDRYVPAAGRGGFTRLYDPVMALSMREGSWRTALVERISLDLPEGGVAADVGSGTGTFAIELADTRRDATVIGIDGDPESITIAKAKPGSDRVRWDEGLATGLPLADDSVDVVSMSLLLHHLSPEAKALALVEAERVLRPGGRLHVADWGKPDAITFAGFQLLRVLDGLVNTRDHARGEIPKLVGAAGFEDVSVWRTLRTVWGSMEFISAAKPR; this comes from the coding sequence ATGACTCCTGACGGCGATCGTTACGTTCCGGCGGCCGGACGCGGAGGGTTCACCCGCCTGTACGACCCGGTCATGGCGCTGAGCATGCGTGAAGGTTCTTGGAGAACGGCGCTGGTCGAACGAATCAGCCTCGATCTACCGGAGGGTGGGGTCGCGGCCGATGTTGGTTCCGGAACGGGAACATTCGCGATCGAACTGGCCGACACCCGCCGCGACGCGACGGTCATCGGCATCGATGGCGATCCCGAATCGATCACCATCGCCAAGGCCAAGCCGGGGTCGGACCGGGTTCGTTGGGACGAGGGTCTCGCGACGGGCCTTCCCTTGGCGGATGACAGCGTGGATGTCGTTTCGATGTCTCTCCTCCTCCATCACCTGAGTCCCGAGGCCAAGGCTTTGGCGCTCGTCGAGGCCGAGCGGGTCCTGCGGCCCGGTGGGCGCCTCCACGTCGCCGATTGGGGCAAGCCGGACGCGATCACGTTCGCGGGCTTCCAACTCCTGCGCGTTCTCGACGGGCTCGTCAACACGAGGGACCACGCCCGAGGAGAGATCCCGAAGCTTGTCGGCGCGGCTGGTTTCGAAGACGTTTCCGTCTGGCGCACGCTGAGAACCGTGTGGGGCTCGATGGAGTTCATCTCGGCCGCGAAGCCACGGTAG
- a CDS encoding cation-translocating P-type ATPase, with the protein MSSSDCGNSEAATGLSWREAAFRFGPLRNALLAGIALVVGLVLEFTGASEVLAIAAFLVAIPIGAWYFTQEGWEELVEEHEIGVEALMLIAAAGCLVFGLFEEAAALVFLYSLAEAIEELTFVRTRSAIRDLLDLAPKQARRIVNGREEMIPAEDLVVGDLFIVRPGEALPTDGVLRSGNSTLDEAPVTGESMPVAKDPGQEVFAGSVNGTGSIEIEVTRPYADNTLQRIVHLVEEAQGQKSKAQRFVDRFATRYSPAVLVGAALVAVVGGIVDGDWQEWALRGVTVLVAGAPCALVMSVPVAAAAAITRAGREGILIKGGLQLEALGRVNAVAFDKTGTLTRGKPEVTDVVALNDVDEGEGLRIAASIEARSEHPLAAAVVAYARTAGIEPGPTEDFSALVGHGATALVDGRTAWVGSPALAIDRMGSTDLPDVIEKLQDEGKTVIVAGVGSEPCTLLALRDEPRPEAAQAIVALRRLGVAHVVMLTGDNERTARAISAQLGLDQVFAELKPEDKVSRIEQIQEQHGSVAMVGDGINDAPALATADVGIAIGTGGTDAAIEAADIALLADDLTKAAEALQLGRRATRISRQNLVFSVILLAVLIPSAVVGLLSVVIAVAVHEIAELLAVSNGVRAARKTTPHTVEP; encoded by the coding sequence GTGAGTTCCAGCGACTGCGGCAACTCGGAGGCCGCGACCGGTCTGAGCTGGCGCGAGGCAGCATTTCGTTTCGGGCCGCTTCGAAACGCGCTGCTCGCCGGGATCGCTCTTGTTGTCGGCCTCGTCCTCGAGTTCACCGGCGCGTCGGAAGTGCTGGCGATCGCAGCGTTCCTCGTAGCGATCCCGATAGGGGCTTGGTATTTCACTCAGGAGGGGTGGGAGGAACTCGTCGAAGAGCACGAGATAGGCGTCGAGGCACTGATGCTGATCGCTGCTGCCGGCTGTCTCGTTTTCGGCCTTTTCGAAGAAGCGGCGGCACTGGTCTTTCTCTACTCCCTTGCTGAAGCGATTGAAGAACTGACCTTCGTTCGGACCCGGTCGGCGATCCGGGATCTGCTCGATCTCGCCCCAAAGCAAGCGAGACGAATCGTCAACGGACGCGAAGAAATGATTCCGGCCGAAGATCTCGTGGTCGGTGACCTGTTCATAGTCCGGCCCGGAGAGGCCCTGCCGACTGACGGTGTCCTTAGAAGTGGCAACTCGACGCTTGACGAAGCACCCGTGACCGGAGAGTCGATGCCAGTTGCCAAGGACCCGGGACAAGAGGTGTTCGCGGGTTCGGTGAACGGGACCGGCTCGATCGAGATCGAGGTCACAAGGCCATACGCCGACAACACCCTCCAGCGCATCGTTCATCTGGTCGAGGAAGCGCAGGGCCAGAAGTCGAAGGCACAACGCTTCGTCGACCGGTTCGCGACTCGATACAGCCCGGCGGTCTTGGTGGGTGCGGCGCTGGTCGCTGTCGTCGGCGGCATCGTGGACGGCGACTGGCAAGAATGGGCTCTGCGAGGCGTAACGGTCCTGGTGGCCGGCGCCCCTTGTGCCCTCGTCATGTCCGTGCCGGTCGCGGCTGCCGCAGCTATCACGCGGGCAGGGCGGGAGGGAATTCTCATAAAGGGAGGCCTGCAACTGGAAGCACTCGGGCGGGTCAATGCGGTCGCGTTCGACAAGACCGGAACTCTCACTCGTGGCAAGCCCGAAGTCACCGACGTGGTCGCCTTGAACGACGTCGACGAAGGTGAAGGGCTACGGATCGCAGCGTCTATCGAAGCGCGGTCTGAACACCCATTGGCTGCGGCGGTGGTCGCTTACGCCCGCACGGCAGGAATCGAGCCCGGTCCAACCGAGGACTTCTCTGCCCTGGTGGGGCACGGGGCAACCGCGCTTGTGGATGGTCGAACGGCCTGGGTGGGGAGTCCGGCTCTGGCTATCGATCGCATGGGTTCAACTGATCTACCAGACGTCATCGAGAAGCTGCAAGACGAAGGTAAGACTGTGATCGTGGCTGGCGTGGGCAGCGAACCGTGCACGCTGCTTGCGCTTCGGGATGAACCTCGCCCCGAAGCGGCGCAGGCGATAGTTGCGCTTCGACGTCTAGGTGTCGCCCATGTCGTGATGCTGACCGGCGACAACGAGCGAACGGCGCGGGCGATATCGGCGCAGCTGGGTCTCGATCAGGTCTTCGCTGAGCTCAAGCCTGAAGACAAGGTGTCTAGGATCGAGCAGATCCAGGAGCAGCACGGCTCCGTGGCGATGGTTGGCGACGGAATCAACGACGCCCCGGCACTTGCGACGGCCGACGTCGGTATTGCCATAGGCACCGGCGGCACGGACGCGGCCATTGAAGCCGCCGATATTGCCCTGCTGGCCGATGACCTTACAAAGGCGGCGGAGGCACTCCAACTTGGCCGACGCGCAACCCGCATCTCCCGGCAGAATCTTGTGTTCAGTGTCATCTTGCTCGCAGTGCTCATTCCGAGCGCCGTCGTTGGTCTGCTGAGCGTCGTCATCGCAGTCGCGGTTCACGAGATCGCAGAACTCCTGGCGGTCAGCAACGGCGTTCGCGCCGCTCGTAAGACGACACCTCACACGGTGGAACCGTGA
- a CDS encoding winged helix-turn-helix transcriptional regulator has translation MPTKTKDKSSTKERLSPGDLDGLVLAHLRKRKKDGPLTVTAVAKGIGRSSGAVANCLARLTKAGKVKQAKKSPRAFVISERKR, from the coding sequence ATGCCCACCAAGACGAAAGACAAGTCCTCGACGAAGGAACGCCTGAGTCCAGGTGATCTGGACGGCCTTGTTCTCGCGCATCTTCGGAAGCGAAAGAAAGATGGTCCGCTCACGGTGACCGCGGTCGCGAAGGGAATCGGTCGGTCGTCCGGCGCGGTAGCCAATTGCCTCGCCAGGCTGACGAAGGCCGGGAAGGTCAAACAGGCGAAGAAGTCGCCTCGCGCGTTCGTGATCAGCGAGAGGAAGCGATGA
- a CDS encoding chorismate-binding protein, which translates to MSIGHAQSAQLWREPIDLALDPGQVLLQLRDRNLPFALTGTWAGGGAILGSDPIAVAGPDEDPFATLDRLPALTSVAADGAVGGGWFGWLGYGAGAWVETLPPQPPRPAGLPQSHLAFYDNLLRLDGEGRWWFEALLTPEREAELGQRVAELKRLTGRGPFDPAPESPVVPGEFRLVPPGADGHLNAIRRCQERIRSGEFFQANLRVRLESVRGADLAALFAAATDRLRPACGAAFLTPQGGVASLSPELFLRRTGDLVETGPIKGTAVRPDDPEAAELARRALVDSAKDAAEHVMIVDVARNDLGRVCLPGTVVAPDVPEAEPHPGLWHLVSRVKGRIRPGVGDAGLLRATFPPCSVTGAPKIQAMRAIAELEPLGREVFTGAIGYASPAAGLELNVAIRTFEASGERLWLDVGGGIVADSVPERELVECFDKARPLIEAIGSRIGSDRDPGTIPPSRLVTGLPFALDGERDRPDPAAGVIETVRVESGRAEHIDLHLARLASSLDELYEVGLSSDAERQVADAARTLGDGGLRVRAMADGSITVETRPFPSRELPVELTPFILPGGLGSHKWADRGLLDELSREGSTPLLIDLDGTVLEAGWGNVWMVEAGRLITPPTDGRILPGVTRKMVLRRGSWEGLPVGIESFGLDRMAGAGRILVSSSLAGLVPARLPGKATPDRDR; encoded by the coding sequence GTGAGCATCGGGCACGCTCAATCGGCACAGCTCTGGCGGGAACCGATCGACCTCGCCCTCGACCCCGGCCAGGTTTTGCTTCAACTCCGGGATCGCAACTTGCCGTTCGCCCTGACCGGAACGTGGGCCGGGGGAGGGGCGATCCTCGGATCGGATCCGATCGCGGTGGCCGGTCCGGATGAGGATCCATTCGCAACCCTCGATCGTTTGCCCGCGCTGACATCCGTAGCGGCCGACGGAGCGGTCGGGGGAGGCTGGTTCGGCTGGCTCGGCTACGGGGCCGGTGCCTGGGTCGAGACGCTGCCACCCCAGCCTCCGCGCCCGGCCGGGCTGCCGCAGAGTCACCTTGCCTTCTACGACAACCTCCTGCGGCTCGATGGCGAGGGCCGGTGGTGGTTCGAGGCACTGCTCACCCCGGAGCGCGAGGCCGAGCTCGGGCAGCGAGTGGCCGAGCTGAAGCGGCTGACCGGCCGTGGCCCATTCGATCCGGCCCCGGAATCACCAGTGGTCCCGGGTGAGTTCCGGCTTGTACCGCCCGGGGCGGACGGCCACCTCAACGCGATCCGGCGCTGTCAGGAACGGATCCGGTCCGGGGAGTTTTTCCAGGCCAATCTCCGAGTCCGGCTGGAATCGGTCCGGGGCGCCGATCTCGCCGCCCTCTTCGCCGCGGCCACCGACCGGCTGAGACCGGCCTGCGGGGCCGCGTTCCTGACCCCACAGGGTGGAGTGGCCAGCCTTTCTCCGGAACTCTTCCTGCGCCGTACCGGAGACCTGGTCGAGACCGGACCGATCAAGGGAACAGCGGTTCGGCCGGACGACCCGGAGGCGGCGGAACTCGCCCGGCGGGCCCTGGTCGACTCGGCCAAGGATGCGGCCGAGCACGTGATGATCGTGGATGTGGCCCGCAACGATCTCGGGCGGGTTTGCCTGCCGGGGACGGTGGTGGCCCCCGACGTACCCGAGGCGGAACCCCACCCCGGCCTCTGGCATCTGGTCAGCCGGGTGAAGGGACGTATCCGGCCCGGGGTCGGGGACGCCGGTCTACTCAGAGCCACCTTCCCGCCCTGCTCGGTGACCGGGGCGCCAAAGATCCAGGCGATGCGGGCGATTGCCGAACTGGAACCGCTCGGACGGGAGGTCTTCACCGGGGCGATCGGATATGCGAGCCCGGCCGCCGGCCTCGAACTGAACGTGGCGATCCGGACCTTCGAGGCCTCGGGCGAGCGGCTCTGGCTCGACGTGGGCGGGGGGATCGTGGCCGACTCGGTTCCGGAACGGGAGCTGGTCGAGTGTTTCGACAAGGCCCGGCCGCTGATCGAGGCGATCGGTTCGCGGATCGGCAGTGACCGGGATCCGGGGACGATCCCGCCGTCACGGCTGGTCACCGGCCTGCCTTTCGCCCTGGACGGAGAGCGGGATCGTCCCGACCCGGCGGCCGGTGTGATCGAGACCGTCCGGGTGGAGTCCGGCCGAGCGGAACACATCGACCTGCACCTGGCCCGGCTCGCGAGCAGCCTGGACGAGCTGTACGAGGTCGGGCTGTCATCCGACGCGGAACGGCAGGTGGCCGATGCCGCCCGAACTCTCGGAGACGGCGGGTTGAGGGTTCGGGCGATGGCCGATGGATCGATCACCGTCGAGACGCGACCGTTCCCGTCCCGGGAGCTTCCGGTCGAGCTCACCCCGTTCATCCTGCCGGGAGGTCTCGGTTCGCACAAGTGGGCCGACCGGGGGCTGCTGGATGAACTTTCCCGGGAGGGATCGACTCCGCTCCTGATCGATCTCGACGGCACCGTGCTGGAGGCGGGGTGGGGGAACGTCTGGATGGTCGAGGCGGGACGGTTGATCACGCCTCCGACCGACGGGCGCATCCTGCCGGGAGTGACCCGCAAGATGGTGCTCCGACGGGGGTCCTGGGAAGGACTGCCGGTCGGGATAGAGAGCTTCGGTCTCGACCGGATGGCGGGGGCCGGCCGGATTCTGGTCAGCTCCTCGCTTGCCGGCCTCGTTCCCGCCCGGCTTCCCGGCAAGGCGACGCCCGACCGGGACCGGTAG
- a CDS encoding EamA family transporter, with amino-acid sequence MTDSRSRLPAVFMVLGSISSIQIGAAIATFLFEEVGVTGTVLLRSGLAALMLVLIWRPSFRIPRAQLRPVLLFGFSLAAVSLSFYGAIDRIPLGTAVTLEFSGPLAVALITSRRRRDLAWAGMAAAGIVLLTGGIEGESLDPTGIVLALVAGFFWGAYILIGTRLGVESSGGSLLTVAMVISTVFCLPPALVGGVGSLFTPEVLAVGLAVGLLSAAIPFSLEFEAMRRLPSNVFGVMMSIEPAVAALIGFIVLGQGVGLTQAAAIALVVAASAGAIHSSREPVRVEL; translated from the coding sequence GTGACCGATTCCAGATCACGTCTGCCCGCCGTCTTCATGGTCCTGGGCTCGATCTCCTCGATCCAGATCGGGGCGGCGATCGCCACCTTCCTGTTCGAGGAGGTGGGGGTGACCGGCACCGTCTTGCTCCGCAGCGGACTCGCGGCCCTGATGCTGGTCCTGATCTGGCGGCCCTCCTTCCGGATTCCCCGGGCCCAGCTCCGACCGGTCCTGCTGTTCGGTTTTTCGCTGGCCGCGGTGAGCCTCTCCTTCTACGGGGCGATCGACCGGATTCCGCTCGGCACCGCTGTGACGCTTGAGTTCAGCGGTCCGCTCGCGGTAGCCCTGATCACCTCCCGCCGCCGTCGCGATCTCGCCTGGGCGGGGATGGCCGCCGCCGGGATCGTGCTGCTGACCGGCGGGATCGAGGGCGAGAGTCTCGACCCGACTGGGATCGTCCTCGCCTTGGTCGCCGGATTCTTCTGGGGTGCCTACATCCTGATCGGAACCCGGCTCGGGGTCGAGTCCAGCGGTGGATCCCTGCTGACCGTGGCGATGGTGATCTCGACCGTCTTCTGTCTGCCGCCGGCCCTGGTTGGCGGGGTTGGGTCTCTCTTCACGCCGGAGGTACTCGCGGTCGGGCTCGCGGTCGGTCTGCTCAGCGCCGCGATTCCCTTCTCGCTCGAGTTCGAGGCGATGCGGCGGCTGCCGTCGAACGTTTTCGGGGTGATGATGAGCATCGAGCCGGCGGTTGCGGCCCTGATCGGATTCATCGTTCTTGGGCAGGGTGTCGGCCTGACCCAGGCGGCGGCAATCGCCCTGGTGGTTGCCGCGTCGGCAGGCGCGATCCACTCGTCCCGGGAACCGGTTCGGGTGGAGCTGTGA
- the msrA gene encoding peptide-methionine (S)-S-oxide reductase MsrA, whose amino-acid sequence MLFGRHDSTMPEPGRVLPGRRDRPFPVPENHAVLGHPLEGPFPAGIDTAYFALGCFWGAERLFWRMDGIWTTAVGYQNGSTPNPTYEEVCSGRTGHAESVLVGFDPEVTPYATLLEVFFTEHDPTQGMRQGNDVGTQYRSGIFTVDGSQAEAARRARDGYAEALAERGLGPITTAIEPAGPFYYAEEQHQQYLHKVPNGYCGLAGTGVACRLPAD is encoded by the coding sequence ATGCTGTTCGGTCGACATGACTCAACGATGCCGGAGCCCGGACGGGTGTTGCCGGGCCGCCGCGACCGGCCGTTCCCGGTGCCTGAAAACCACGCCGTCCTCGGCCACCCGCTGGAGGGACCGTTCCCGGCCGGGATCGATACCGCCTACTTCGCCCTCGGCTGCTTCTGGGGAGCGGAGCGGCTCTTCTGGCGAATGGACGGCATCTGGACCACGGCCGTCGGCTACCAGAACGGTTCCACGCCGAACCCGACCTACGAGGAGGTCTGCTCCGGGAGAACCGGCCATGCCGAGTCGGTTCTGGTCGGGTTCGATCCCGAGGTCACCCCGTACGCCACCCTGCTGGAGGTGTTTTTCACCGAACACGACCCGACCCAGGGGATGCGGCAGGGAAACGATGTCGGAACCCAGTACCGCTCCGGGATCTTCACCGTGGATGGCTCGCAGGCCGAGGCCGCACGGCGGGCCCGGGACGGCTATGCGGAGGCTCTGGCCGAGCGCGGACTCGGTCCGATCACGACCGCGATCGAACCGGCCGGGCCGTTCTACTACGCCGAGGAGCAGCACCAGCAGTACCTCCACAAGGTTCCGAACGGCTACTGCGGTCTGGCCGGCACCGGGGTTGCCTGTCGGCTGCCGGCCGACTGA